One Streptomyces sp. CG4 genomic window, CGCGAAGACGAACTTGCCGTTCTCCAGTCGGTGCCGGCCGATGAGGCCGGCGACCACGGGGGCGATCAGCGCACCGAGCGCGATGAAGACCCGGACGACCGCGTGCAGATGCTCGGTGATGCGCGCCCGGCGGTAGTCCTCGGTCTCCTGGTCGAGCAGGGCGTGCCCGGTGTTCGCGGCCACGCCCGCACTGCCGCCGGCCAGCGTGACGATGAGCAGGACCGTGGTGACGTCCGGGACCAGCCCGGCGGCCAGCAGGGCGACGCCTGTGAGGGCGATCGCGAGAGCGAGCAGCCGACGGCGCGAGAGCGAGGGCAGCAGCGCGGGGGCCGTACGGATGCCGACGGCGACACCGCCGGTCAGGCCCAGCACCAGCAGGCCGTACAGGACCGGGCCGCCGCCCAGGTCGGTGGCGTGCAGCACGCACACCGACACGGCTGCGGCGATGGCTCCGGCGACCGCGGCGCAGGCCGGGACGAGCAGCGGGATCGCGCCCGTACGGCCCTTGTCGACGCCGGTGCCGGTGCGCGGGCGGCGCAGGCCCTCCAGCGGGGACCGCGCGCGGGGGGTGCGCGTGTCGGGCAGCTCCAGGGAGGTCAGCACGGACAAGGAGGCGGCGAACAGGCCGGCCGCCACATACGACCCGAGAGCCGCGTGGTGCTGGTCGAACCAGGCGACGCCCGTGCCCAGCAGGTTGTTGATCAGGCCGGCGACGACCATGGTGGCGGCCGCCAGCGGGACGGCGAGGAAGCTCGTCCGCAGCGAGAGGCGGCGCAGGGCGTCCATGTGGTCGGGCAGCGGCCGTACGGTGGCGCCCTCCGGGGGCGGACCCGGCAGCAGGGCCGGGGCCGCGCTCTCCCGGCACACGGTCCACAGCCGCTCGGCGACACCGGTGACGAAGGCGGTGACCAGCAGGACGGCCAGTGCGTTGCCCGGAGTCCAGTCGATCCACAGCGGGGCGATGATCAGCAGCGCGGCGCGCACGCCGTCGGCGCCGACCATGGTCCAGCGGCGGTCGAGCGGGCCCTCCTGGCCAGTGAGCGAGTTCAACGGGCCGAGCAGGACCGCGCCGAACAGCAGCGCGGCGAGGACGCGCGCCGCGAAGACCGTCGCCACTGCGAACGCCACACCCCCGTACCCACCCCCGAAGGAGCCCTGGGTGATCGCCGCCTGGAGGGCGAGGACGACCAGGGCGAGGAGTGCCAGGGTGTCGCCCACACCGCTCACCAGCTGTGCGCTCCACAGGCGCCGCAGCTGCGGTCGGCGCAGCAGGGAGCGGACGGCGCGCTCGCGGGAGTCCGCGACCAGGGCGTCGTCCGGGGCTGTGCTGGGGGCCGTTGGCTGCTCGGCTCGCGTCATGCGTTCAGCCTATCGGCAGCCACCGACAGCACACGTCGTCTGTCCTGGCATGCGCACGCCCCGACACCAAAGTGATGCCGGGACGTTCGCTGAGCGAAGCCGAAGAGGCGGCCGAAGGGCGGTTCCCCCGGGGCCGTCTCCCAGGACGGCCTGCCGGGGCAGCCCCCGTATGGGCCTGCGGGTCAGTCCTCCGCGCCGGAAGCCGTGGCCTTGGAAGCCGTCGCCTTCTTGGCGGTCGTCTTCTTCGCCGTGGTCTTCTTCGCGGCCGCGGTCGTCTTCTTCGCCACCGTCTTCTTGGCGGCGGTCTTCTTCGCCGGGGCCGCCTTCTTGGCCGTGGCCTTCTTTGCAGCGGTCTTCTTGGCCGGGCCCTTCGCGCGCTTCTCGGCGAGCAGCTCGAAGCCGCGCTCCGGGGTGATCGTCTCGACGCTGTCGCCGGAGCGCAGGGTCGCGTTGGTCTCCCCGTCGGTGACGTACGGACCGAAGCGGCCGTCCTTGACCACGACCGGCTTGCCGGAGACCGGGTCCTCGCCCAGCTCCTTCAGCGGCGGCTTGGCGGCGGCCCGGCCACGCTGCTTGGGCTGGGCGTAGATCGCCAGCGCCTCCTCCAGCGTGATCGTGAAGAGCTGGTCCTCGGACTGCAGCGAGCGCGAGTCCGTGCCCTTCTTCAGATACGGGCCGTAGCGGCCGTTCTGCGCGGTGATCTCCTGGCCGTCGGCGTCGGCGCCGACGATGCGCGGCAGCGACATCAGCTTCAGCGCGTCGTCGAGCGTCACCGTGTCGAGCGCCATCGACTTGAAGAGCGAGGCCGTGCGCGGCTTGACCGCGTTCTTGCCGGTCTTGGGGGTGCCCTCGGGGAGGATCTCGGTGACGTACGGGCCGTAGCGGCCGTCCTTGGCGACGATCGTGTGGCCGGTGGCCGGGTCCGTGCCCAGCTCGAAGTCGCCGCTCGGCTTGGCCAGCAGCTCCTCGGCCATCTCGACGCTCAGCTCGTCCGGCGCCAGGTCGTCCGGGATGTCGGCGCGCTGGTGCTGCTCGGTGTCCTTCTCGCCGCGCTCGATGTACGGGCCGTAGCGGCCGACGCGGAGCACGATGTCGTTGCCCACCGGGAACGACGACACCTCCCGCGCGTCGATCGCGCCCAGGTCGGTCACCAGCTCCTTGAGGCCGCCGAGGTGGTCCCCGTCGCCGTTGCCCGCCTCGGCCGCGCCGCCGTGACCCGTGCCCTCGCCGAAGTAGAAGCGCTTCAGCCACGGCACGGCCTTGGCCTCGCCGGCCGCGATGCGGTCGAGGTCGTCCTCCATCTTGGCGGTGAAGTCGTAGTCGACGAGCCGCCCGAAGTGCTTCTCCAGGAGGTTCACCACGGCGAAGGACAGGAAGGACGGCACCAGGGCCGTGCCCTTCTTGAAGACATAGCCGCGGTCGAGGATCGTGCCGATGATCGACGCGTACGTCGACGGACGGCCGATCTCGCGCTCTTCCAGCTCCTTGACCAGGGAGGCTTCGGTGTAGCGGGCCGGGGGCTTGGTGGCGTGGCCGTCGGCCGTGATCTCCTCGGCGGACAGCGCGTCGCCCTCGGCGACCTGCGGCAGCCGGCGCTCGCGGTCGTCCAGCTCGGCGTTCGGGTCGTCGGCACCCTCCACGTAGGCCTTCAGGAAGCCGTGGAAGGTGATCGTCTTGCCGGAGGCGCTGAACTCGACGTCCCGGCCGTCGGCGGCGGCGCCGCCGATCTTCACGGTCACGCTGTTGCCGGTCGCGTCCTTCATCTGGGAGGCGACGGTCCGCTTCCAGATCAGCTCGTACAGCTTGAACTGGTCGCCGGTCAGGCCGGTCTCGGCAGGAGTGCGGAAACGATCACCCGAGGGGCGGATCGCCTCGTGGGCCTCCTGCGCGTTCTTGACCTTGCCGGCGTACGTACGCGGCTGCGGGGGCAGGTAGTCGGCGCCGTACAGCTGCGTGACCTGGGCGCGGGCGGCCGTGATCGCGGTGTCGCTCAGCGTCGTGGAGTCCGTACGCATGTACGTGATGTAGCCGTTCTCGTACAGCTTCTGGGCGATCTGCATCGTCGCCTTCGCGCCGAAGCCGAGCTTGCGGCTGGCCTCCTGCTGCAGCGTCGTCGTACGGAACGGGGCGTACGGCGAGCGGCGGTACGGCTTGGACTCGACGGAGCGCACGGAGAACCGGGTGTTCTCCAGGGCAGCGGCGAGGGCGCGGGCGGTCGCCTCGTCGAGGTGGAGGATGTTCGCGCTCTTGAGTTGTCCCAGGGAGTCGAAGTCGCGGCCCTGCGCGACCCGCCTGCCGTCGACGGTCTGCAGGCGGGCGACAAGCGACGACGGGTCGGACGAGTCTCCCGCGCGGCCGGTCGCGAAGGTGCCCGTCAGGTCCCAGTACTCAGCAGAACGAAAAGCGATGCGCTCGCGTTCCCGCTCCACCACGAGTCGTGTGGCGACGGACTGCACGCGGCCGGCGGACAGCCGGGGCATGACCTTCTTCCAGAGGACCGGCGAGACCTCGTAGCCGTAAAGGCGGTCGAGGATGCGGCGGGTCTCCTGGGCGTCGACCAGCTTCTGGTTGAGCTGGCGCGGGTTGGCGACGGCCTCGCGGATCGCTTCCTTGGTGATCTCGTGGAACACCATCCGCTTGACCGGGATCTTCGGCTTGAGGACCTCCTGGAGGTGCCAGGCGATCGCCTCGCCCTCCCGGTCCTCATCGGTGGCGAGGAAGAGCTCGTCGGACTCCTTCAGCAGGTCCTTGAGCTTCTTGACCTGCGCCCTCTTGTCGGCGTTGACCACATAGATCGGCTGGAAGTCATGGTCTACGTCCACACCGAGGCGGCGCACCTCGCCGGTGTACTTCTCGGGCACCTCCGCGGCGCCGTTGGGGAGGTCGCGGATGTGCCCGACGCTCGCTTCGACGACGTAGCCGGGGCCGAGGTAGCCCTTGATCGTCTTCGCCTTGGCAGGCGACTCGACGATGACGAGTCGGCGGCCGCCCTGTGCGGTCTCGCTGGTCGGGGACAACTTCGCTCTTCTCTCCGGTCGACGCTGGGGCCTCCCCAGGGCTTCTTCCCGGGGTCGCGGCGTACTGCTGGCACGTGTGACGCTGCGGAGTGTGACGGTACATCCCGCCCCCGTGTCAAACGGGAAAAGCCCACAACGGCCACTCGAACGGTAACCCGACTACCGCCATTCCTGCCGCCCGGAGTCCCGGGTACCCACCTGAGGCATGTCCGGAGCGTGATACTCCCCTTACTCTCGCGGCGCTCTCGCCGCAGCACACCCGCCGACGTCAGAGGCGGGTCAGGCAGTACGCACCGAGGGTCAGCGCGACCGTCGCGGCCACGCCGGCGAGGGCGGCCGATGCGACCGGGTTCACACCCTGGGCCACCGGCTCGCGACGCTTGAGGCGGGTGCCGGTCCAGGTCAGCAGGGCACCTCCGAACAGGACGAACACCGTTCCCGCGAAGATCGCCGGCACGCTCTCCATCGCCCGCCCACCCCTTCCGTGCCGTCCGGCTCCGCCCAGCGCCGGGAGAGTGGCACGCCCGGGAGACGGACGGGAGACATCGGGGTGAACGGAGGGTCGACGTGATACCGAACACGCGAGCGAACAGCGTCGGCGTGGGCACGGAGGTCCGTATTTTTCCGGCCGTTTTCCCGGCACCGGCGCGTCACGGCCCCGGCCGTCGTCCCAGGCCGGCCCGTGCCGCGAGCATACGACGATGATCCGGGCGTGGTCACCCGGGCATCCCGGAACGGCTACGACCGCACGAGCACCCGGCGTACCGCAGGCGCACCAGCCGCCGTAGCCCCCCGGCCCGCCGAGGCGGTGCGCCGGAGAAGCCGCCGGGCCCCGCGCCGGGCCTGCGTACAGACGCGGCACTCGGGCTCCGCGCGCAGCCGGGGTGGCCAGGTCCGGTACACGGACCCGGCGCGCAGACGCGGGGCGCGGACTCAGAACTCAGCGCACGGACTCGGTGCGTTCGCTCAGTTCGCCGGCTCGAGGAAGCCCTGCTCCACCAGCAGGCGGATCTGCGCGGGTGTCCGATCGCGGAGCAACACCGGGTCCTCGTTCATGAGTTGGGCGATGGCGTCCAGGATGCGGCCCGCGCTCAGCGTGCCGTCACAGACACCCGCGAACCCGGCGCCGACCGTGTCCACCTTCGTGGCCCGGCGCATCCCGCGGTGCTGGCGCAGCACCACATGCTCCGGGTCCTCGGCGCCGGGCAGCCCGACCTGCTCCTGAACCACTTCGGCGGCCAGCCTGAAGTGGCTTGCGAGCAGTGCCGCGTCGTCGTACTCCCGGAGATAGTCGAGCCGCTCGAAGTGCGCCCGGATCGTGTCCCCGAGGGGCTGCTCGACCGGGTGCGGCCACTCCTCCACAGTGACGACGGGATCGGCCGAACCCGTCCTGCGCAGGGTGATCCAGCCGAAGCCGACCGCCTTGACCTTGCGCGCCTCGAACTCGTCGAGCCAGGCGTCGTAACGTGCCTGGTACTCCGCCGGATCCCCGCGGTGGTCACCGGCGTCCCTCAGCCACAGCTCGGCGTACTGCGTGACGTCCTGTACCTCGCGCTGCACGATCCAGGCATCGCACCCGCGCGGCACCCATGACCTGAGTCTGTCCTGCCAGTCCTCCCCTGCCACGTGCTGCCAGTTGGCGAGGAACTGCGCGAACCCGCCCTCGTTCAGCCGTTCCCCCGCCTGCTGAACGAGCGAGCGGCACAGATCGTCCCCGCCCATGCCGCCGTCCCGGTATGTCAGCCGGGCACCGGGGGAGATGACGAACGGCGGGTTGGACACGATCAGGTCGAAGGTCTCGTCGTCCCGGACGGGTTCGAAGAGCGAACCCTCGCGCAGGTCGGCGGCGGGCGCCCCGGAGAGCGCGAGTGTGAGCGCGGTGATGTGCAGGGCGCGCGGGTTGAGGTCGGTCGCTGTCACGCGCGTGGCGTGCTGGGCGGCGTGCAGCGCCTGGATGCCGGAGCCCGTGCCGAGGTCCAGGGCGGACGCGACCGGCGTGCGGACGGTGATGCCGGCGAGGGTCGTGGAGGCGCCGCCGACGCCCAGGACGACGCCCTCCTCGCGCTGCCCGATGCCACCGGCACCGCCGACGGCGCAGCCCAGGTCGGAGACGATGAACCAGTCCTCGCCGCCGGGGCCGCCGTAGGGCCGCACATCCACGGTGGCGGCCACCTCGTCGCCGCCCACGCGGCTGAGCCACCTGGCTTCGAGGGCCTCCTCGACCGGCAGAACGTGCGCCACGCGCGCGTGCGGCACGGGTTGCTGGAGCAGAAACAGCCGTACGAGCGTCTCCAGCGGCGTGTCGCCGCGGGTCGCGCGCAGGGCGGGCACGGTCTCGCTGCGGGCCAGCGCCGCGTACGCGGGGGCGCCGAGCCGGTCGAGCAGTCCGTCGGCGGTGAAGGAGGCGGCCAGCAGCGCGTTCCGCAGGCGCGCGGCGATGTCGGTCCGGTCGGAAGCGGGCAGAGAGGCGAGTCCGGAGTCAGTCACGCCCCCCATTGTGACCCGCGGCACCCGCCGGACGCGGCCTCAGCACGCCCCCCACCGACGCACCCCGGCCACGGCCTCGGACGCATCACCGACACGCCCCGGCCACGACCGGCCTGCCGGTGCCTGCGGCCCGCCGGAGCGGGACCGCGGCACGTGCCTGCCGGCCGTGGGCCGTCAGCCGTGGACCGTCAGCCGTGAAGCCGGCCGTGGGCCTCCGGTCGCGAACCGCTGGCCGTCAGCCCCCGCCCGTGGACCGTCGCGTCCCGTCAGCCCGCCGACGGCGAGGACGTCGAAGTCGACGAAGCGTCCGACGACGCCACCTTCTTGCAGCTGGCCTGCTGGGCGATGGCGTTCTTGACCTCGCCCTGCTGGAGCTTGTCCAGCGCGTCGGTGCCGGTCTTGTGCTGCGTCTCCAGGTCCGTCATCTTCGTGGCGATGTCGTGCAGCCCGGAGGCGAACTTCGCCTGGTCCTTGGTGTTCAGCGCGTCGACCTGCTTCTTCAGGCCGGCGTACGAGGCGGAGAGGCCGTTGAAGCTCTTCGCGACGGCCTGCAGCCGCTTGTCGCCGTCGGCGACACCGGGCGGTGCTCCCGCCTTGCTCACGGCGACGGCGATCGCCTTGTAGCCGTCGGACATGTCCTGGAAGGCCTGGGAGTCCGTCTTCTGGAGCGTCTCGGGCTTGGCGGTGTCGGCGGCCGTCGTGCTGATCGCCGCGTTCGCCGACTTGATCTTCGCGTCCTGCGCGGGCACCGCGTCGCACACCGACTTGGCCCAAGCGACCAGCTTGGGGTCGGGCCCCTTGTCACCGCCGCTGCTGGTGCATCCCGTCAGCGCCACCACCAGTACCGCACCGCCGGACAGTGCGGCCGTGAGCTTCTTGTTCACCGGATTGGTCCCTTCCCTGGCTCTCGGCCCACGGACCCTACACGGCGGACGCACACCCTCCCCACCCCGTACGCACTCAAAGTCATCTTTTATGGGCTTTTACCCCATGAGAGAGAAGGCTCACCACGTGGGCGAGCCCACAGCCGCATCCGCGCACGCGCCACAGACACAAGCGGGCGGGCGGCGCATCAGCACGCGCCGCCCGCCCGCCCGTTGACCAGGGCTTCTCCAAAGACCCAGGAGTACGCCTACGAAACCACCGCCGTGTTCGGTGAGTTGGCGACCCGCTCGGTGCTCTCGTCGTCGCCGACGGCGATGCCGCGCCGCTTGGAGATGTACACGGAGACGACGATCACCACGAGCGCGAGGAGCGAGATCATGATCCGTACGCCCAGGTTCTTGTCCGTGCCGTAGGAGAACTTGATCACCGCGGGCGCGATGAGCAGCGAGACCAGGTTCATGACCTTCAGCAGCGGGTTGATCGCCGGTCCCGCGGTGTCCTTGAAGGGGTCGCCGACCGTGTCACCGATCACCGTGGCCGCATGGGCCTCGCTGCCCTTGCCGCCGTGGTGGCCGTCCTCCACCAGCTTCTTGGCGTTGTCCCAGGCGCCACCGGAGTTGGCGAGGAACACCGCCATCAGCGTGCCCGCGCCGATCGCACCGGCGAGATAGGAGCCGAGCGAGCCGACGCCGAGCGTGAAGCCGACGAAGATGGGCGCCATCACGGCGAGCAGACCCGGCGTGGCCAGTTCCCTGAGGGCGTCCTTGGTGCAGATGTCGACGACCTTGCCGTACTCGGGCTTCTCCGTGAAGTCCATGATCCCGGGCTTCTCGCGGAACTGCCGCCGCACCTCGAACACCACCGAACCGGCTGAGCGCGACACGGCGTTGATGGCCAGTCCGGAGAAGAGGAAGACCACCGCGGCGCCCGCGATGAGGCCGACGAGGTTGTTGGGCTGGGAGATGTCCAGGGACAGACTCATCGGCGCACCGGGGCCGGTGAGTTTCTCCCCGACGTCCTGCACGTTGGTGGTGATCGCGTCGCGGTACGACCCGAACAGCGCCGACGCGGCGAGCACGGCGGTGGCGATGGCGATGCCCTTGGTGATGGCCTTGGTGGTGTTGCCGACCGCGTCCAGGTTGGTGAGCACGCGGGCGCCCGCGCCCTCGACGTCGCCGGACATCTCGGCGATGCCCTGCGCGTTGTCGGAGACCGGTCCGAAGGTGTCCATGGCGACGATCACGCCGACCGTGGTGAGCAGTCCGGTGCCGGCCAGCGCGACCGCGAACAACGCCAGCATGATCGACGTGCCGCCGAGCAGGAACGCGCCGTACACGCCGAGGCCGATGAGCAGCGCGGTGTAGACGGCCGACTCCAGGCCCACCGAGATGCCGGACAGCACGACGGTGGCCGGGCCCGTGAGGGAGGTCTTGCCGATGTCCCGCACCGGGCGGCGGTTGGTCTCGGTGAAGTAGCCGGTCAGCTGCTGGATGACGGCGGCGAGCAGGATGCCGATCGCCACCGCGACCAGGGCGAGGATTCTCGGGTCGCCGTTCTTGGCCTTGATCGCCGTGTCGGTCACCCCGGCGAGGTCGGAGTACTTCGACGGCAGATAGACGAAGACGGCGATCGCGACCAGCACCAGGGAGATCACCGCGGAGATGAAGAAGCCGCGGTTGATCGCCGTCATGCCGCTGCGGTCGGCGCGGCGCGGGGCGACCGCGAAGATGCCGATCATCGCGGTGACGACGCCGATGGCGGGCACGAGCAGCGGGAACGCCAGCCCGGAGTCGCCGAAGGCGACCTTGCCGAGGATCAGGGCGGCCACCAGGGTCACGGCGTACGACTCGAAGAGGTCGGCCGCCATGCCCGCGCAGTCGCCGACGTTGTCGCCCACGTTGTCGGCGATGGTCGCGGCATTGCGCGGATCGTCCTCCGGAATGCCCTGTTCGACCTTGCCGACCAGGTCGGCGCCGACGTCGGCGGCCTTGGTGAAGATGCCGCCGCCCACACGCATGAACATGGCGATCAGGGCGGCGCCGAGGCCGAAGCCCTCGAGCACCTTCGGCGCGTCGGCCGCGTACACCAGCACCACACAGGAGGCGCCCAGCAGGCCGAGCCCCACTGTGAACATGCCGACGACGCCGCCCGTGCGAAATGCGATCTTCATCGCGGTGTGTGAAACGGTGGTGAGATCCTTTTCCGGCTCTCCTGGAGCCGGTGTGGCCTCCCGGGCCGCCGCGGCGACCCGCACATTGCTGCGCACGGCGAGCCACATGCCGATATAGCCGGTGGCCGCGGAGAACGCCGCGCCGATCAGGAAGAACACTGATCGTCCGGCGCGCTGTTTCCAGTCGTCCGCGGGCAGCAGCATGAGCAGGAAGAAGACGACGGCGGCGAATGCGCCCAGCGTGCGCAACTGCCGGGCGAGATACGCCTTCGCACCTTCCTGGACCGCCTCGGCGATCCGTTTCATGCTGTCGGTGCCCTCGCCTGCGGCCAGTACCTGGCGTACCAGGATCCCCGCGACCACCAGTGCGGCCAGGGCGACTGCCGCGATGACGGCCACCATGATCCGGTTGTCGTCGGTCAGGACCGCCGCTGCGAGGGAAGTGGGGTGATCCGATTGAGGGATGGAAAGCCCCGCCATTCGTCCTCCTTGACGCTTGGGCTGAGCTCAAGATGTGGACGGATTCTAGGTACCTCTGAGTGATCTCAACAGTGCGCGGTAAACGGAATTAGCCTCAACGGGCTCATCAGCAAATGATCGCGATCCGGCCATCGAACCCGAATGAGCTAATGCCCTCGAACCATTGACGCGCCAGGAGCCGCTGCATTGCTGCTTGATCAATTCATCGGGGCCCCTGATCGTGAATTCATTCACTAATTCGTGGGCGTGTCGGAAAAACGCGAAGGGCCCTGCTCGGCAGGGCCCTCGAACGGTGGAACGGCAGCGCTCAGAGCAGCGCCGCGGCCGGCGGTGTGGTCGGCCAGGTCATGCGGATCCGGCCGCCGTCCTGTCCGGTGGTGACCTCGACGTCGTCGACGAGGCCGCTGATGACCGCGAGGCCCATCTCGTCCTCCTCGATCTCCGCCTCGGCCTCCTGCGTGGCGCCGGGCGCGCCGGACGGGGCATGCGGCGCCTCGTCGCCCACCTCGATGGAGAACTGTTTCTCCTCCTCGATCAGCGCCACCTTCACAGGCGCGCTGATGCCGCTGTTCTGGTGGAGTCCGACGGCGCGGGAGCAGGCCTCGCCCACGGCGAGCCGGACCTCGTCCAGGACGGCCTCGTCCACTCCTGCCCTGCGTGCCACCGCGGCCGCCACCAACCGGGCGGTCCGGACGTGCTCGGGCAGCGCGCTGAAGCGGAGTTCGACGGTGGCCATGCATCCCCCTCGCGACTACGGGCGTGCGGTCGGGGGCGGGGCCGCCAAACCCTCATCCCCTGCTGTGTTCC contains:
- the topA gene encoding type I DNA topoisomerase, yielding MSPTSETAQGGRRLVIVESPAKAKTIKGYLGPGYVVEASVGHIRDLPNGAAEVPEKYTGEVRRLGVDVDHDFQPIYVVNADKRAQVKKLKDLLKESDELFLATDEDREGEAIAWHLQEVLKPKIPVKRMVFHEITKEAIREAVANPRQLNQKLVDAQETRRILDRLYGYEVSPVLWKKVMPRLSAGRVQSVATRLVVERERERIAFRSAEYWDLTGTFATGRAGDSSDPSSLVARLQTVDGRRVAQGRDFDSLGQLKSANILHLDEATARALAAALENTRFSVRSVESKPYRRSPYAPFRTTTLQQEASRKLGFGAKATMQIAQKLYENGYITYMRTDSTTLSDTAITAARAQVTQLYGADYLPPQPRTYAGKVKNAQEAHEAIRPSGDRFRTPAETGLTGDQFKLYELIWKRTVASQMKDATGNSVTVKIGGAAADGRDVEFSASGKTITFHGFLKAYVEGADDPNAELDDRERRLPQVAEGDALSAEEITADGHATKPPARYTEASLVKELEEREIGRPSTYASIIGTILDRGYVFKKGTALVPSFLSFAVVNLLEKHFGRLVDYDFTAKMEDDLDRIAAGEAKAVPWLKRFYFGEGTGHGGAAEAGNGDGDHLGGLKELVTDLGAIDAREVSSFPVGNDIVLRVGRYGPYIERGEKDTEQHQRADIPDDLAPDELSVEMAEELLAKPSGDFELGTDPATGHTIVAKDGRYGPYVTEILPEGTPKTGKNAVKPRTASLFKSMALDTVTLDDALKLMSLPRIVGADADGQEITAQNGRYGPYLKKGTDSRSLQSEDQLFTITLEEALAIYAQPKQRGRAAAKPPLKELGEDPVSGKPVVVKDGRFGPYVTDGETNATLRSGDSVETITPERGFELLAEKRAKGPAKKTAAKKATAKKAAPAKKTAAKKTVAKKTTAAAKKTTAKKTTAKKATASKATASGAED
- a CDS encoding sodium-translocating pyrophosphatase, which produces MAGLSIPQSDHPTSLAAAVLTDDNRIMVAVIAAVALAALVVAGILVRQVLAAGEGTDSMKRIAEAVQEGAKAYLARQLRTLGAFAAVVFFLLMLLPADDWKQRAGRSVFFLIGAAFSAATGYIGMWLAVRSNVRVAAAAREATPAPGEPEKDLTTVSHTAMKIAFRTGGVVGMFTVGLGLLGASCVVLVYAADAPKVLEGFGLGAALIAMFMRVGGGIFTKAADVGADLVGKVEQGIPEDDPRNAATIADNVGDNVGDCAGMAADLFESYAVTLVAALILGKVAFGDSGLAFPLLVPAIGVVTAMIGIFAVAPRRADRSGMTAINRGFFISAVISLVLVAIAVFVYLPSKYSDLAGVTDTAIKAKNGDPRILALVAVAIGILLAAVIQQLTGYFTETNRRPVRDIGKTSLTGPATVVLSGISVGLESAVYTALLIGLGVYGAFLLGGTSIMLALFAVALAGTGLLTTVGVIVAMDTFGPVSDNAQGIAEMSGDVEGAGARVLTNLDAVGNTTKAITKGIAIATAVLAASALFGSYRDAITTNVQDVGEKLTGPGAPMSLSLDISQPNNLVGLIAGAAVVFLFSGLAINAVSRSAGSVVFEVRRQFREKPGIMDFTEKPEYGKVVDICTKDALRELATPGLLAVMAPIFVGFTLGVGSLGSYLAGAIGAGTLMAVFLANSGGAWDNAKKLVEDGHHGGKGSEAHAATVIGDTVGDPFKDTAGPAINPLLKVMNLVSLLIAPAVIKFSYGTDKNLGVRIMISLLALVVIVVSVYISKRRGIAVGDDESTERVANSPNTAVVS
- a CDS encoding class I SAM-dependent methyltransferase, whose translation is MTDSGLASLPASDRTDIAARLRNALLAASFTADGLLDRLGAPAYAALARSETVPALRATRGDTPLETLVRLFLLQQPVPHARVAHVLPVEEALEARWLSRVGGDEVAATVDVRPYGGPGGEDWFIVSDLGCAVGGAGGIGQREEGVVLGVGGASTTLAGITVRTPVASALDLGTGSGIQALHAAQHATRVTATDLNPRALHITALTLALSGAPAADLREGSLFEPVRDDETFDLIVSNPPFVISPGARLTYRDGGMGGDDLCRSLVQQAGERLNEGGFAQFLANWQHVAGEDWQDRLRSWVPRGCDAWIVQREVQDVTQYAELWLRDAGDHRGDPAEYQARYDAWLDEFEARKVKAVGFGWITLRRTGSADPVVTVEEWPHPVEQPLGDTIRAHFERLDYLREYDDAALLASHFRLAAEVVQEQVGLPGAEDPEHVVLRQHRGMRRATKVDTVGAGFAGVCDGTLSAGRILDAIAQLMNEDPVLLRDRTPAQIRLLVEQGFLEPAN
- a CDS encoding small secreted protein, with amino-acid sequence MNKKLTAALSGGAVLVVALTGCTSSGGDKGPDPKLVAWAKSVCDAVPAQDAKIKSANAAISTTAADTAKPETLQKTDSQAFQDMSDGYKAIAVAVSKAGAPPGVADGDKRLQAVAKSFNGLSASYAGLKKQVDALNTKDQAKFASGLHDIATKMTDLETQHKTGTDALDKLQQGEVKNAIAQQASCKKVASSDASSTSTSSPSAG
- a CDS encoding ATP-binding protein; this encodes MATVELRFSALPEHVRTARLVAAAVARRAGVDEAVLDEVRLAVGEACSRAVGLHQNSGISAPVKVALIEEEKQFSIEVGDEAPHAPSGAPGATQEAEAEIEEDEMGLAVISGLVDDVEVTTGQDGGRIRMTWPTTPPAAALL